A section of the Virgibacillus sp. NKC19-3 genome encodes:
- a CDS encoding FxsA family protein has protein sequence MRWLLLTLLVLSALEIGVFIWIGDMIGPWWVVVIIVLTGIIGVMFAKQQGIEVWRRASFSMNNGEAPTAYIIDGICIFIGAVFLFTPGFITDAVGFLLVIPVTRKLFKNSIWKVIKRMMDKNTIIYRRW, from the coding sequence ATGAGGTGGCTACTGTTAACATTATTAGTACTGTCCGCACTGGAAATTGGAGTTTTTATTTGGATTGGCGACATGATTGGCCCATGGTGGGTGGTCGTAATCATTGTTTTAACAGGGATTATCGGTGTTATGTTTGCGAAACAACAGGGTATAGAAGTCTGGAGGCGTGCAAGTTTTTCCATGAATAACGGAGAAGCTCCCACCGCATATATTATCGATGGCATTTGTATTTTTATTGGTGCAGTGTTTTTATTTACACCGGGATTTATTACCGATGCGGTTGGATTCCTCCTCGTTATCCCAGTCACCAGAAAACTGTTTAAAAACAGTATATGGAAAGTGATCAAACGAATGATGGATAAAAACACCATCATTTATCGGAGATGGTGA
- the pyk gene encoding pyruvate kinase gives MRNTKIVCTIGPASESIEKLEQLIESGMNVARLNFSHGNYEEHEARIKNIRKAAENTGKTVAILLDTKGPEIRTADFKDGQAEIIQGMVVYVQMEDIEGTAERFSITYDDLINDVHEGSKILLDDGLIELEVTEIDKHKNELKTIALNSGIIKNKKGVNVPNVSVNLPGITDKDANDITFGIEHDVDFIAASFVRRPSDIMEVQALLEEHNANHIHIIPKIENQEGVDNIERILEVSDGLMVARGDLGVEIPSEDVPLVQKDLIKRCNTAGKPVITATQMLDSMQQNPRPTRAEASDVANAIFDGSDAVMLSGETAAGDYPVEAVQTMSNISLKAESALDHKAILEIRSKNVDMTITDAISQSVTHTAKNLSVSAIITPTESGHTARMISKYRPKAPIVAVTSSNSVERQLSLVWGVHAVAGKKASTTDEMLDVAIDCGLSTNLFDRGSRVIITAGVPVGESGTTNLLKVHVIGDVVAKGQGIGKRSAYGKAVVATTAKEAIEKVNEEDILVTYGTERDMMPALEKVSGIITEEGGLTSHAAVVGLSLGIPVIVGVKDVFDVIKDGQVITLDGSKGDIYKGHTRVL, from the coding sequence ATGCGAAATACAAAAATTGTGTGTACAATCGGTCCTGCTTCTGAATCGATTGAAAAACTGGAGCAATTGATTGAATCGGGGATGAATGTTGCACGATTGAATTTTTCCCACGGTAATTACGAGGAACATGAAGCACGAATCAAAAACATACGAAAGGCGGCTGAGAATACAGGAAAAACAGTTGCTATACTATTAGATACAAAAGGCCCTGAAATAAGGACCGCAGATTTCAAAGATGGACAAGCTGAAATTATTCAAGGAATGGTTGTTTATGTTCAGATGGAGGATATTGAGGGTACTGCGGAGCGATTTTCCATTACGTATGATGACTTAATTAACGACGTTCACGAAGGATCAAAGATTTTATTAGATGATGGTCTCATTGAATTAGAAGTAACAGAAATTGACAAACATAAAAATGAGCTTAAAACAATTGCGTTAAACTCCGGAATTATCAAAAATAAAAAAGGTGTTAATGTGCCGAATGTATCTGTCAATTTACCAGGTATTACGGACAAGGATGCAAATGATATTACATTTGGTATTGAGCATGATGTCGATTTTATTGCTGCTTCTTTCGTTCGTCGTCCGTCAGATATCATGGAGGTACAGGCCTTACTTGAAGAGCATAATGCTAATCACATTCACATTATACCTAAAATCGAAAATCAGGAAGGCGTCGACAATATTGAACGTATCTTAGAAGTAAGTGATGGGCTAATGGTTGCTCGTGGCGACTTAGGTGTAGAAATTCCTTCAGAAGACGTGCCTCTTGTTCAAAAAGATTTAATAAAGCGATGTAATACAGCAGGGAAACCAGTTATTACGGCAACACAGATGCTTGATTCGATGCAACAGAATCCTAGGCCAACAAGAGCAGAAGCGTCAGATGTTGCTAATGCCATTTTTGATGGTTCCGATGCTGTTATGTTATCCGGAGAAACAGCTGCAGGAGACTATCCTGTAGAAGCTGTACAAACGATGAGTAATATTTCACTAAAAGCAGAGTCAGCATTGGATCATAAAGCTATTTTAGAAATACGTTCTAAAAATGTTGATATGACGATCACAGATGCGATTAGTCAATCAGTAACGCATACGGCAAAAAATCTTTCCGTAAGCGCCATTATTACTCCAACAGAAAGTGGTCATACGGCAAGAATGATTTCCAAATATAGACCAAAGGCACCTATTGTAGCAGTTACTTCTTCGAACAGCGTAGAGCGCCAGTTATCCTTAGTTTGGGGAGTTCATGCGGTGGCAGGCAAAAAAGCCAGTACAACGGATGAAATGCTTGATGTTGCCATTGATTGTGGATTAAGTACGAATCTATTCGATCGTGGAAGCAGGGTAATTATCACGGCAGGTGTACCTGTTGGTGAAAGTGGAACAACGAACTTATTGAAGGTGCATGTCATTGGCGATGTTGTTGCGAAAGGACAGGGAATCGGTAAACGTAGCGCTTATGGTAAGGCTGTAGTAGCCACTACAGCAAAAGAAGCCATCGAGAAGGTGAATGAAGAAGATATTCTTGTCACTTATGGAACAGAAAGAGACATGATGCCGGCATTGGAGAAAGTCAGCGGAATTATTACGGAAGAAGGTGGTTTAACATCACATGCTGCCGTAGTTGGTTTAAGTTTGGGAATTCCTGTAATTGTCGGAGTGAAGGATGTTTTCGATGTCATAAAGGACGGTCAAGTTATTACATTGGATGGTTCGAAAGGTGATATTTATAAAGGTCACACGCGCGTTTTGTAA
- the pfkA gene encoding 6-phosphofructokinase, with protein sequence MKRIGVLTSGGDAPGMNAAIRAVIRKAIFQDIEVFGIKNGFQGLIEGNIELMKIGSVGDIIQRGGTVLLSARSDEFKTAEGRQKAMEQLNQYGIEGLIIIGGDGSFHGAQKLTEQGYPCIGIPATIDNDIAGTDFTIGFDTALNTVIEAIDKIRDTATSHERTYIIEVMGRDAGDLALWAGLSGGAESIIIPEKKEDFSDIVQRLKRGHERGKKHSIIIVAEGVGSGFDYGERIQEATALETRVTVLGHIQRGGSPTASDRVLASRLGASAVEALQAGKAGKMVGIQNNQLVARDILEILAEEHQINNDMYRLSQELSI encoded by the coding sequence ATGAAAAGAATTGGTGTTTTAACAAGTGGCGGCGATGCTCCTGGAATGAATGCAGCTATCCGCGCCGTTATTAGAAAAGCCATTTTTCAAGATATTGAAGTATTTGGCATTAAAAATGGTTTTCAAGGATTAATAGAAGGTAATATTGAGTTGATGAAGATCGGTTCAGTCGGTGATATTATACAGCGGGGCGGTACAGTATTATTATCTGCAAGAAGTGATGAATTTAAAACAGCAGAAGGCCGCCAAAAAGCAATGGAACAATTAAATCAATATGGGATTGAAGGTTTGATTATCATTGGTGGAGATGGTAGCTTTCATGGGGCACAGAAGCTAACGGAACAAGGTTACCCATGCATTGGTATTCCGGCTACAATCGATAACGATATTGCTGGGACGGACTTCACCATTGGATTTGATACAGCATTAAATACGGTTATTGAAGCAATTGATAAGATTCGTGATACAGCTACATCTCATGAACGAACGTATATCATTGAAGTAATGGGTAGGGATGCAGGTGATCTTGCTCTATGGGCAGGGTTATCTGGTGGAGCTGAAAGTATTATCATCCCTGAAAAAAAAGAAGACTTCTCTGATATTGTGCAGCGCCTGAAACGTGGTCACGAACGCGGGAAAAAACACAGTATTATTATTGTTGCTGAAGGTGTTGGCAGTGGGTTTGACTATGGTGAACGAATTCAAGAGGCTACTGCACTGGAGACACGAGTAACGGTACTTGGGCATATTCAGCGTGGTGGATCACCCACAGCATCGGACCGAGTACTAGCGAGTCGGTTAGGTGCGAGCGCCGTAGAAGCGTTACAGGCAGGTAAAGCTGGAAAAATGGTGGGTATTCAAAATAATCAACTAGTTGCTCGAGATATTTTGGAAATCCTGGCAGAAGAGCATCAAATTAATAATGATATGTATCGTTTATCACAAGAACTTTCAATATAA
- the accA gene encoding acetyl-CoA carboxylase carboxyl transferase subunit alpha: protein MKQILEFEKPIVNLKEKIAELKRFTEEGDIDLSEEISTLEKRLAELEADIYGNLKPWDRVQMARHQERPTTLDYIDKIFTNFMEFHGDRLYGDDKAIVAGIAYYKDTPVTIIGHQRGKDTKENIRRNFGMPHPEGYRKALRHMKQAEKFHRPIISFIDTKGAYPGKAAEERGQSEAIARNLMEMAGLTVPIICIVIGEGGSGGALAIGIGDHIHMLENATYSVISPEGAAALLWKDSGLAQKAAETMKITSYDLKQLDVIDTIIPEPKGGAHEDLAQQAAYMEKVIEQSLTDLSACKKEELLEKRWEKYKQIGNYEILG, encoded by the coding sequence ATGAAGCAAATATTGGAATTTGAGAAACCGATTGTAAATTTAAAAGAAAAGATAGCCGAATTGAAACGTTTTACCGAAGAGGGTGATATTGACCTATCAGAAGAAATTAGTACATTGGAAAAAAGGCTGGCAGAATTGGAAGCTGATATTTACGGGAATTTAAAACCTTGGGATCGTGTTCAAATGGCAAGGCATCAAGAACGACCAACAACACTTGATTATATTGATAAAATATTTACCAATTTTATGGAATTTCATGGTGATCGCCTGTATGGTGATGATAAAGCCATTGTAGCTGGAATAGCGTATTATAAAGATACCCCTGTAACCATTATTGGTCATCAGCGGGGAAAAGACACGAAAGAAAATATTCGGCGAAATTTCGGCATGCCACATCCTGAAGGATATCGTAAAGCTTTGCGACATATGAAGCAGGCAGAGAAGTTTCATCGCCCGATTATTTCGTTTATTGATACGAAGGGTGCTTATCCAGGTAAAGCTGCCGAAGAACGTGGACAAAGTGAAGCGATTGCCCGTAATTTAATGGAAATGGCTGGGCTTACCGTTCCCATTATTTGCATTGTTATAGGTGAAGGAGGAAGCGGGGGAGCTTTAGCCATAGGTATAGGAGATCATATTCATATGCTGGAGAATGCTACATATTCTGTTATCTCCCCAGAAGGAGCTGCTGCTCTGTTGTGGAAAGATTCGGGCTTAGCTCAAAAAGCAGCTGAAACAATGAAAATAACTTCCTATGATTTGAAACAATTAGACGTTATAGATACAATTATTCCTGAACCAAAGGGTGGGGCGCATGAGGATTTAGCCCAGCAAGCGGCGTATATGGAGAAAGTTATCGAACAGTCCTTGACGGATCTTTCTGCATGTAAAAAGGAAGAATTACTGGAAAAAAGATGGGAAAAATACAAACAAATTGGTAATTATGAAATTTTAGGGTAA
- the accD gene encoding acetyl-CoA carboxylase, carboxyltransferase subunit beta produces the protein MLKDFFGKRRKYATMPSEQAKQDIPEGLMQKCKECHKIYYRKEMKKNLNVCPNCGFHHPLTAWERIEQICDEGTFQEWDKQLITGNPLEFPEYEEKIARDREKTGLNEGVVTGKGMIDGQAVAFSVMDARFRMGSMGSVMGEKIARAIENAKDESLPFIIFTASGGARMQEGVLSLMQMSKTSVAIQRFSGSGGLMISIMTNPTTGGVSASFASLGDYNFAEPGALIGFAGRRIIEQTIREKLPEDFQTAEFQLKHGQLDQVVHRHEMNSFLATLLEFHQKGGATS, from the coding sequence TTGCTTAAGGATTTTTTTGGCAAGCGAAGGAAATATGCAACCATGCCAAGTGAACAAGCCAAACAGGATATTCCTGAAGGTTTAATGCAAAAATGCAAGGAATGCCATAAAATTTATTATCGTAAGGAAATGAAAAAGAATCTTAATGTGTGTCCAAACTGCGGTTTTCACCATCCACTAACGGCTTGGGAACGAATTGAACAAATATGTGATGAAGGGACTTTCCAGGAGTGGGACAAGCAGCTCATTACTGGTAACCCACTTGAATTTCCGGAATACGAAGAGAAAATAGCCCGTGATCGAGAAAAAACAGGGCTTAACGAAGGTGTGGTAACCGGCAAGGGAATGATAGACGGTCAGGCTGTGGCTTTTAGTGTAATGGATGCAAGGTTTAGAATGGGAAGTATGGGTTCCGTAATGGGTGAGAAAATTGCTCGTGCGATTGAAAATGCTAAAGATGAATCATTGCCCTTTATCATCTTCACTGCTTCCGGTGGTGCTAGAATGCAGGAAGGCGTTCTAAGCCTTATGCAAATGTCAAAAACCTCTGTAGCTATTCAGCGTTTCAGTGGATCAGGGGGACTGATGATTTCTATTATGACCAACCCGACTACAGGAGGCGTATCTGCAAGTTTTGCATCACTTGGAGATTATAATTTTGCTGAGCCCGGTGCTTTGATAGGTTTTGCAGGGAGACGCATTATAGAACAAACAATCCGTGAAAAGTTACCGGAGGATTTCCAAACGGCTGAGTTTCAATTAAAACATGGTCAGCTGGATCAGGTCGTCCATCGGCATGAGATGAATAGTTTTCTCGCAACATTACTCGAATTTCATCAGAAGGGTGGTGCGACCTCATGA
- a CDS encoding FadR/GntR family transcriptional regulator: MAVSMSLKQKVYQEVLQEIRKFIDHNDLKPGDKLPSERELSDKLQAGRSSIREALRAMELLGLIETRHGEGTFLSIYQPFQTVELLSSFILQENSIKHDLIQTKNLLEKEAAKLAFDHITEVDIIELQRIINNVEIPPYDKHISFFHYLCKKTENLLLAKVWQLMEEFSHTLNNQYYDKTFYMDLIQLYVEKKYQSIEKLFASAVLSNME, encoded by the coding sequence ATGGCTGTGTCCATGTCACTAAAACAGAAAGTATATCAGGAAGTATTACAAGAAATACGAAAATTTATAGATCACAATGATTTAAAACCAGGTGATAAGCTCCCTTCTGAAAGGGAGCTATCTGATAAATTACAAGCAGGTAGATCTTCTATCAGGGAAGCGCTACGGGCAATGGAATTATTGGGGCTTATTGAAACAAGGCATGGGGAAGGGACATTTTTAAGTATATATCAACCCTTTCAAACAGTTGAGCTATTATCATCATTTATTTTACAAGAAAATAGTATAAAACATGACTTAATACAAACGAAGAATCTTTTAGAGAAAGAAGCAGCAAAATTAGCTTTTGATCATATAACTGAAGTGGATATAATAGAATTGCAACGGATTATAAATAATGTTGAAATTCCCCCATATGATAAACATATCTCATTTTTTCACTACTTATGTAAAAAAACGGAGAATCTTTTGTTAGCAAAAGTATGGCAGTTAATGGAAGAATTTTCTCATACATTGAACAACCAATATTATGATAAGACATTTTATATGGATTTAATTCAATTATATGTAGAGAAAAAGTATCAATCCATTGAGAAATTATTCGCCAGCGCTGTTTTATCGAATATGGAATAA
- a CDS encoding NAD(P)-dependent malic enzyme, with protein sequence MASLRDEALQMHKENKGKLTMQSRVPVRNAKDLSLAYSPGVAEPCKEIYDRKETVYDYTMKGNMVGVVSDGSAVLGLGNIGPEAALPVMEGKSVLFKNFAGVDSFPICLDTNDVEEIVRTVKLMEPTFGGVNLEDIAAPNCFIIEERLKKETNIPIFHDDQHGTAIVTVAGLINALKLVGKSFSDIKVVANGAGAAGIAIVKLLYNFGVREMVMCDSKGAIFEGRSYGMNEVKDNVAKFTNNAKKEGSLEEMIEDADVFLGVSVAGALSKDMVEKMSDDAIIFAMANPDPEITPDDAKVSGAKVIGTGRSDFPNQVNNVLAFPGIFRGALDVRATRINERMKVAAANAIAALITDEELNEDYVIPNPFDARVAPHVAAGVAKAAMESGVARIEVDPDTVAENTRNLIMKENEG encoded by the coding sequence ATGGCCAGCTTGAGAGATGAAGCCTTGCAAATGCATAAAGAAAACAAAGGGAAATTAACAATGCAATCAAGAGTTCCTGTACGTAATGCCAAGGATTTAAGTTTAGCTTATTCACCTGGTGTTGCAGAACCTTGTAAAGAAATATATGATCGTAAAGAAACCGTATATGACTATACGATGAAAGGAAATATGGTTGGAGTCGTAAGTGATGGATCCGCGGTTCTAGGACTGGGTAATATCGGCCCTGAAGCAGCTCTACCTGTTATGGAGGGCAAATCCGTGTTGTTTAAAAATTTTGCCGGTGTGGATTCTTTTCCCATTTGTTTAGATACAAATGATGTAGAAGAAATTGTACGCACGGTAAAGTTAATGGAGCCAACTTTTGGTGGTGTTAATTTAGAAGATATTGCAGCACCGAACTGCTTTATTATTGAGGAGCGTTTAAAAAAAGAAACGAATATCCCTATTTTTCATGATGATCAACATGGAACAGCTATTGTAACAGTTGCTGGATTAATCAATGCATTAAAACTAGTTGGAAAATCTTTTTCCGATATTAAGGTGGTAGCAAATGGTGCAGGGGCAGCTGGCATTGCAATTGTTAAGTTATTATATAATTTTGGTGTCCGTGAGATGGTAATGTGTGATTCCAAGGGAGCTATTTTTGAAGGTAGATCTTATGGAATGAATGAGGTAAAGGATAATGTTGCCAAGTTCACCAATAATGCCAAAAAAGAAGGTTCACTGGAGGAAATGATTGAAGATGCAGATGTATTTCTTGGTGTATCCGTTGCTGGAGCGTTATCGAAAGACATGGTTGAAAAAATGAGTGATGACGCGATTATTTTTGCTATGGCAAATCCGGATCCTGAAATTACACCGGATGATGCCAAAGTATCCGGTGCGAAAGTAATTGGGACGGGTAGATCTGATTTTCCTAACCAGGTTAATAATGTATTGGCATTTCCAGGCATTTTCCGTGGTGCCTTGGATGTACGGGCTACCAGAATAAATGAGAGGATGAAGGTGGCAGCGGCAAATGCTATTGCAGCACTTATTACAGATGAGGAGCTCAATGAAGATTACGTGATTCCGAATCCGTTTGACGCTCGTGTTGCCCCACATGTAGCCGCCGGTGTTGCCAAAGCAGCAATGGAATCAGGTGTGGCCAGAATCGAAGTTGACCCGGATACGGTTGCTGAAAATACAAGAAATTTAATAATGAAAGAGAATGAGGGTTAA
- the dnaE gene encoding DNA polymerase III subunit alpha produces the protein MAYTHLQIRSGYSLMNSTITIEKLVEKAKELKLEALALTDEQVLYGVIPFYKACKSNGIEPIIGMIVHTMDDQEDIQTCVLLAKSNKGYRSLVKISTYIQRLKVTSVKAEELYDYMEELICILPASNEKLANLLETQNHDKVLAYLNTWKNLTQAGDFYLGVQDHGMEHEQRMQQPLQAFQETYNIPVVAINDVRYLNEKDDIAYDCLQAMKNGDHWDMRNTDAGAGQNYLRPPFEMEQLFSSWPQVVKETEAIAEKCHVTFDFNQHMIPTYPVPEEMDAHAYLKKKCWEHLHQKYEGNAEKVEDRLHYELKVIQSMQFSDYFLIVADFIGYAKENHILVGPGRGSAAGSLVAYVLGITDVDPIKYDLLFERFLNPERLTMPDIDIDFSDDRRDEVIDYVRSKYGEEHVAQIITFGTFAARSILRELMKTMDVDERDAAFILKHIPLSQNKRITDLVKQSEDLTYYLKQSEKLKALFRVATKLEGLPRHISTHAAGVVISERPLMEHIPLTLGANNTNLTQYPMNDLEELGLLKIDFLGLRNLTLLERIIRSINHTGNKKLSLDMIPGNDQKTFALLQTGKTNGVFQLESQGMKNVLKQLSPSTFEDIVAVNALFRPGPMDFISTYINRKYERERITYPHPDLKPILERTYGVLVYQEQIMQIASKIAGFSLGKADILRRAVSKKQQDVMDEQRTAFVNGCMQNGYEKSIAEEIFAWIVKFSNYGFNRSHAVAYSKISYQLSYLKAHYPSHFFAALLSSVANQQDKVNAYMKEVKEFNISPLPPSINASYGTFSVEGKGIRMGLLSIKGIGNQVMKEIITVRKQGPFKNLFDFCLRVSLKTVNRGALELLITAGAFDELYPNRASLVASIDHAIEQGELFGEFNDQPASFQEQIELETSYEAAKDFSVVKKLADEKELLGIYVSSHPLTAYRNKLRANGYISINHARRLVGRRHIKSAAIVQTMKIIRTKRGDPMAFITIGDETGDMEAVVFPELYRDSSTWLQEEMIILLKGKVESRNNRIQWQLSEIQPFDEYELKSGDNKHLFIKLTGENNEHALQEIHRIASLYPGSTSIIIHHEGSKKTYKLADNYSINPNSECIKSLSTYFGKVNVVLEK, from the coding sequence ATGGCATATACACATTTGCAGATCAGAAGTGGCTATAGCCTAATGAATAGCACGATTACAATCGAAAAATTAGTAGAGAAAGCGAAAGAATTAAAACTCGAAGCACTGGCACTTACAGATGAACAGGTGCTGTATGGTGTGATACCTTTTTATAAAGCTTGTAAAAGTAATGGAATAGAGCCAATCATTGGGATGATTGTACATACTATGGATGATCAGGAAGATATTCAAACTTGTGTTCTTTTGGCAAAATCAAATAAAGGATATCGTTCACTTGTTAAAATCAGTACATATATACAGCGTCTGAAAGTGACAAGTGTCAAAGCAGAAGAATTGTATGATTATATGGAAGAGCTTATTTGTATTTTACCAGCAAGTAATGAGAAGCTCGCGAACTTATTGGAAACTCAAAACCATGATAAAGTGTTGGCTTATTTAAACACATGGAAAAACCTAACTCAAGCAGGTGATTTTTATTTAGGAGTTCAGGATCATGGAATGGAACATGAACAGCGTATGCAACAACCATTACAAGCTTTTCAGGAAACGTATAACATTCCTGTTGTTGCGATTAATGACGTTCGGTATTTAAATGAAAAGGATGATATCGCGTATGATTGCCTGCAAGCAATGAAAAATGGAGATCATTGGGATATGCGGAATACGGATGCAGGGGCGGGCCAGAATTATTTGCGCCCCCCTTTTGAAATGGAACAATTATTTTCCTCTTGGCCGCAAGTAGTAAAAGAGACAGAGGCTATTGCTGAAAAATGCCATGTAACATTCGATTTCAATCAACATATGATTCCAACTTATCCTGTACCGGAAGAAATGGATGCACATGCTTACTTGAAGAAAAAATGTTGGGAACATCTACATCAAAAATACGAAGGAAATGCAGAAAAGGTTGAAGATCGCCTACATTATGAACTAAAAGTTATTCAATCCATGCAGTTTAGTGATTACTTTTTGATTGTTGCCGATTTTATTGGTTATGCAAAAGAGAATCATATACTGGTTGGACCAGGAAGAGGTTCCGCAGCGGGCTCGCTTGTGGCGTATGTACTGGGAATAACGGATGTGGATCCAATTAAATATGATTTGTTATTTGAACGTTTTCTTAATCCGGAGCGACTAACCATGCCTGATATAGATATTGATTTTTCGGATGATAGACGTGATGAGGTGATTGACTATGTTCGAAGTAAGTACGGGGAAGAACATGTTGCGCAAATTATCACATTTGGTACGTTTGCTGCCCGGTCCATACTTCGTGAGTTAATGAAAACAATGGATGTTGATGAGCGGGATGCTGCTTTTATATTAAAACACATCCCACTTTCTCAGAACAAACGGATTACAGACCTTGTTAAGCAGTCTGAGGACTTAACGTATTATTTGAAGCAATCAGAAAAATTGAAGGCTTTATTTCGGGTAGCTACAAAGCTGGAAGGATTGCCAAGACATATCTCTACGCATGCAGCAGGCGTTGTGATTAGCGAGCGACCTTTGATGGAACATATTCCACTAACGCTTGGAGCAAACAATACGAATTTAACACAATACCCCATGAACGATCTGGAGGAACTGGGTTTATTAAAAATCGATTTTCTTGGTCTGCGCAACTTGACATTATTAGAGCGAATTATCCGATCGATAAATCATACAGGGAATAAAAAGCTATCACTGGATATGATTCCAGGAAACGATCAGAAAACGTTTGCCCTCTTGCAAACCGGCAAGACAAATGGTGTTTTTCAACTGGAATCACAAGGTATGAAAAATGTCCTTAAACAATTAAGCCCCTCTACATTTGAAGATATTGTAGCGGTTAATGCTTTGTTTCGCCCCGGTCCGATGGATTTTATTTCAACCTATATCAATCGTAAATATGAACGGGAAAGAATTACTTATCCACATCCAGATTTGAAGCCAATTTTGGAGCGTACTTACGGTGTTTTGGTCTATCAAGAACAAATCATGCAGATTGCTAGTAAAATTGCCGGCTTTTCACTTGGAAAAGCGGATATACTGCGACGTGCTGTTAGTAAAAAACAGCAAGACGTAATGGATGAACAAAGGACCGCCTTCGTAAATGGCTGTATGCAAAATGGCTATGAAAAGTCCATAGCGGAAGAGATTTTTGCCTGGATAGTAAAATTCTCCAATTATGGTTTTAATCGAAGTCATGCTGTAGCTTATAGCAAAATTTCATATCAACTCAGTTATTTAAAAGCACATTATCCGTCTCACTTCTTTGCTGCCCTGCTTAGCTCTGTTGCAAATCAGCAGGATAAGGTAAACGCGTATATGAAAGAGGTGAAAGAATTCAATATCAGCCCGCTTCCACCATCCATTAATGCAAGTTATGGGACGTTTTCGGTAGAAGGAAAGGGTATTCGGATGGGGCTTTTAAGCATCAAGGGAATCGGGAACCAGGTAATGAAAGAAATTATTACGGTACGTAAGCAAGGTCCGTTTAAAAATTTATTCGACTTCTGTTTGCGTGTTTCATTAAAAACCGTTAATCGGGGTGCATTGGAGCTTCTTATCACGGCAGGTGCCTTCGATGAACTATACCCAAATAGAGCAAGTCTCGTGGCATCCATTGATCATGCTATAGAACAAGGGGAACTGTTTGGCGAATTCAATGATCAGCCGGCTTCATTTCAGGAACAAATTGAGCTTGAGACAAGCTATGAAGCTGCCAAGGATTTCAGCGTAGTGAAAAAATTAGCAGACGAAAAAGAACTTCTTGGTATATATGTGTCCAGCCACCCATTAACAGCGTATAGAAACAAGCTACGGGCAAATGGTTATATTTCGATTAATCATGCCAGAAGGTTAGTTGGAAGACGGCATATAAAAAGCGCAGCGATTGTGCAAACAATGAAAATAATCCGTACTAAACGAGGGGACCCAATGGCTTTTATCACGATTGGAGATGAGACAGGTGACATGGAAGCTGTCGTTTTCCCGGAATTATATCGAGATTCCAGTACATGGCTTCAAGAAGAAATGATCATCCTGTTAAAGGGGAAAGTCGAATCCAGAAATAATCGTATTCAATGGCAACTGTCAGAAATTCAACCATTTGATGAATATGAATTGAAATCGGGTGATAACAAGCATTTATTTATAAAGTTAACAGGTGAAAATAATGAACATGCACTTCAGGAAATTCATCGAATCGCAAGTCTTTATCCTGGAAGTACATCGATTATTATTCATCATGAAGGAAGCAAAAAGACGTATAAATTGGCAGATAACTATTCCATTAACCCGAACTCGGAATGTATAAAATCACTGTCAACGTATTTCGGGAAAGTAAATGTTGTTTTGGAAAAGTGA
- a CDS encoding YtrH family sporulation protein, producing MVDERFFASFIHCYFIAFGVIIGGAIIGSIGEFATGNAPLTSIGRIAKNLRIWAIVAAIGGTFDAIANFERGLFDGSTMDIFKQAFLILSAMGGVKTAITLLEWLIQEDIT from the coding sequence ATGGTCGATGAACGTTTTTTCGCTTCTTTTATTCATTGTTACTTTATTGCATTCGGTGTCATTATTGGTGGAGCTATCATCGGCAGTATTGGAGAATTTGCTACAGGCAATGCGCCGCTAACCTCTATTGGACGAATTGCTAAAAACTTACGCATATGGGCGATTGTTGCAGCAATTGGAGGCACATTTGATGCCATTGCTAATTTTGAAAGAGGCCTCTTTGACGGTTCAACAATGGATATATTTAAACAGGCATTTTTAATATTATCAGCAATGGGTGGCGTTAAAACAGCAATCACATTACTGGAATGGCTCATCCAGGAGGATATCACTTAA